In Thioalkalivibrio paradoxus ARh 1, the following are encoded in one genomic region:
- a CDS encoding RNA-binding S4 domain-containing protein: METGPERASLRIDKWLWAARFFKTRALATEAVAGGKVHVNGDRCKPGRKLHPGDRLTIHRGQEVFDIEVVGINSQRRPASEARTLYQETPESIARREAEAERRRQERLDRGPGRRPDKRERRHIRRFIRKEGE; the protein is encoded by the coding sequence ATGGAGACCGGGCCCGAGCGCGCGTCGCTGCGTATCGACAAATGGCTCTGGGCCGCGCGGTTCTTCAAGACCCGGGCACTGGCCACCGAGGCGGTTGCAGGAGGGAAGGTGCACGTAAACGGCGATCGCTGCAAGCCGGGACGCAAGCTGCATCCCGGGGACCGGCTGACCATTCACCGCGGCCAGGAAGTGTTCGACATCGAAGTCGTCGGGATCAACTCGCAGCGGCGGCCCGCCTCCGAGGCGCGGACGCTGTACCAGGAGACTCCCGAAAGCATTGCCCGGCGCGAGGCCGAGGCCGAACGGCGCCGGCAGGAGCGTCTCGACCGGGGCCCAGGCCGGCGCCCGGACAAGCGCGAGCGCCGGCATATTCGGCGCTTCATCCGCAAGGAGGGGGAATGA